TTTAAATTCAAACGTTTTAAACACTAAACACGATTAAATTACTGGGTTATCTGATATAGCTTACTGGAGCTCAATTTTATTGGGTCTTGTCTGTACCTTTATCGCATGATTTTGTGTATTCAAcaattacaaaatttatattcaGCTTCAATTTACGTTACACGACAATGAAAACTGAAGTCGTAAAATGTAGACAATCCATGAAAATGAGCCCACGGATTTAAGTGATTCGTAAGTATCCTTTACGCTTGTTCCTTTCTGCCACACCATCGGTGATTCCATTCAATGCTTTTAATCTTtgtgaaagttttacatttcaTTAAAGCATACACTTCTGATACATGATAGACGTGTTGCCACTCGTATATTTGATCACATACTCAAATATTCGATACATATTAAATATGATCGTTCATTTAtagtatttacaattttggtgaagaatatatataaagcaaACTAATTTGTTTCACCTTGCTCCGACAGAAATATATGGAGAAATAGTCATTACAGATAAAGCACTGGTATCTCTTTAGCTTTCAATCATATCGACCAATTTATTCCAGAAATCGTCACAAGCACACGATTCTTCCGGAtattcaatataacaatttctcTTCACCAGGTCCATAATTTTTCTAGGATAACCACTATTATAAACTTCCGGTAACAAAATAAGAATGACAAAATCTAAGCCACTCCGATCGACAATGCCTTCTGTCTTCGCCATGTTCAGTTCATAGTCGCGCCACCTGGATTCTAAGTATTTTTTGGACACAATACAGACAGTTTTTCGACTCTCTTGTAGACTATGCATTATACTATCCGTTTTTGGAAATCCTGGCAAATAGTCCCGATCTCTGACAATAAGCTTCATATTCCTGTTTCCTTCCAGACGAGGAATGACCTCATTCAGTACAAACATTAATGTACAACCACTGTAGGACAGAAATACGTCATGTTCGTAATTCACGCTGGTTGACCCCTGCATATTGGGTTGCTTTACCCATCCAAATTTCTGCTTTGACTTGTAGACAATATATCGGATTTTCCATTTGTTCTTGACAAGTAACCGACTTGTTAAAAAGCTACAAAATACCGCCAATGACACTGCACATCCAACGTACCAACCTAAGTAAGATTTACAAGACTTTGACAACGAAATCACAGATTTGTTTAATGTTCTAAAACTAAATCGAGGATTCGGTGGAGAGCACGTGTAATTATCGACGTTGAGAAAATGTTGTTTGCTTTCTTTCATCCATACTAGCAATTCTTGATTCTCACATGAGCAAGCTAGCGCATTCTCAGACAAGTCAATAGATAAATTGGAGTGTTTGAAAGCTCTTTCAATGTTAGTACGAGCGTTGTCATCAAGCGTTGTCAATTTGTTTTGAGATAAATCAAGCAATGTTAAATTGGACATACCACTCACACTAACTTTCCAATCAGATAATCTGTTGTTACTAACGTTAATGTACTTAATCCTTTTTGAATTTCTCAGAAGTTCCTTTGGTAACGACGAAATTCTGTTGAATGACATGTCCAAAACCTCCAGTCTCTCAAGAGTTTTAAACAGTAGACCTTCTGTGTCCTTCTCTAAATCTTGTCCTAAGTCATTGTGAGAAATGTTCAAATATCGTGCATGTTTCAAGTCTTGAAAAAATTGTAGTGACACGTGAGAGCAGAGATTGTTTGAAATATCCAAGGTTAATATATTGCagtttttcatttgtatatgCCCCGTCCATGATattatgaaattgttttgaaGGTACACGTGTCGAAGATTTGGAGCATACACAGAAAAGTCTGGAACATGAAAGTATAATCTACTAGAATGAGCATCATATGTTTCAAGATTTGGGGGTAAAGGAATCGTCCAGTTAAAGTTAAGAGAATAATCATTATTGTAGTAGTTTCCTAATATTTCTTTGATTGAATCATTAGCACCATCATAAATTTGTCTTTCCACTTTATCTTGACATCTATCGAGCACAGACGACGGGTATTTCGGTGGATGAAGCTGTATACTTGCGTTCAAAATTCTTAAATTCGTCATTGATGCAAATTCTAAAAGATATACACCAGTTGTTAATTTATTGTTAGCCATTGAAAATACCTTTAACGTTTTTGGTAACCATCCGATTACCCCTGGTTCAAATAATTCCAGTCTATTGCTGTCTAGCGAAAGTTCTGTAATATTTGTTCCTCTGATGTTTCTTAAATGAAGACGTCTTAAGGTTGTATCTGTTCCTGTCTTACATGTGATCCCATTCAGTTGCAGCGAACTAATCCTTGTTTTGATGAGACCAAATGTCAGATTTGGCAATGACGCAAATCCTAAGTTTCTATTGAAGGAAACATCTAAGTGTTGCAAATTATCCAAATCAATGAAAGCTCCTTCCTCCACATGACTTACACTGCAATACGATAAATTTAGAAAGCGGAGCTCTGGTAAAGAATTAAAGAACATTTTCTTCACATTTGTAAGAGTATTCGAAGAAAGATCAAGATATTTTAAACGGTTAGGCAGTTTTTGTGGATCAATTTCTTGTATGTTGTTGTGACTTAAATCCAACCAAACTACATTATCATCAATTTTAGGAATCTTCTTTCCAATTTTTCCCGAGCAGTTAACATGGAAACCATTGTCTTGATGC
Above is a genomic segment from Ostrea edulis chromosome 3, xbOstEdul1.1, whole genome shotgun sequence containing:
- the LOC125676973 gene encoding toll-like receptor 4, which codes for MPIMETGPLLYWILIFGCFYHMESISASSKTCIFENVKCICWHQDNGFHVNCSGKIGKKIPKIDDNVVWLDLSHNNIQEIDPQKLPNRLKYLDLSSNTLTNVKKMFFNSLPELRFLNLSYCSVSHVEEGAFIDLDNLQHLDVSFNRNLGFASLPNLTFGLIKTRISSLQLNGITCKTGTDTTLRRLHLRNIRGTNITELSLDSNRLELFEPGVIGWLPKTLKVFSMANNKLTTGVYLLEFASMTNLRILNASIQLHPPKYPSSVLDRCQDKVERQIYDGANDSIKEILGNYYNNDYSLNFNWTIPLPPNLETYDAHSSRLYFHVPDFSVYAPNLRHVYLQNNFIISWTGHIQMKNCNILTLDISNNLCSHVSLQFFQDLKHARYLNISHNDLGQDLEKDTEGLLFKTLERLEVLDMSFNRISSLPKELLRNSKRIKYINVSNNRLSDWKVSVSGMSNLTLLDLSQNKLTTLDDNARTNIERAFKHSNLSIDLSENALACSCENQELLVWMKESKQHFLNVDNYTCSPPNPRFSFRTLNKSVISLSKSCKSYLGWYVGCAVSLAVFCSFLTSRLLVKNKWKIRYIVYKSKQKFGWVKQPNMQGSTSVNYEHDVFLSYSGCTLMFVLNEVIPRLEGNRNMKLIVRDRDYLPGFPKTDSIMHSLQESRKTVCIVSKKYLESRWRDYELNMAKTEGIVDRSGLDFVILILLPEVYNSGYPRKIMDLVKRNCYIEYPEESCACDDFWNKLVDMIES